From a region of the uncultured Draconibacterium sp. genome:
- a CDS encoding multidrug effflux MFS transporter — protein MSLNRTSKFFIPVFTMVMAAMVAMSPFAIDTYIAALPDIAEFFGVKLNVAELTITLYFMGFAVGNFFGGPLSDAFGRKTIALTGIALYGLASLLITTCTQIEYVLMLRVLQAFGGGFATVTGNVFIRDWYSGKQVARFVTIISMIIMLAPLFAPVWGAALIHWYGWVSIFWFLFAFAILLFSAMWLFIPESRAPELITRKITGRQLLEKYRVFFSSKQSTILLFAISLPMSGLYIFITAASFIYIKYFGISQMRFPLFFSANVVLNIMLSFLNTILLKKHDPEKILRYGLLLQLVSGVTLAISVLMPDPQLWSVFASIVLYIGSLGLVFGNGTATILNHNPEVAGSANATIGIARFAISALIGSIMALFHTGDLIPFGIVLFFCTLTGNVLYSWALRIKG, from the coding sequence ATGAGTTTAAACCGCACAAGCAAATTTTTTATTCCCGTATTCACAATGGTTATGGCTGCTATGGTGGCTATGTCGCCATTTGCAATTGATACCTACATTGCCGCCTTACCCGATATTGCTGAGTTTTTTGGCGTAAAGCTAAACGTAGCTGAGTTGACCATTACATTGTATTTTATGGGATTTGCTGTTGGGAATTTTTTCGGAGGGCCATTGTCCGATGCTTTTGGACGAAAGACAATTGCACTCACCGGAATTGCACTTTACGGTTTGGCTTCCTTACTCATAACTACCTGCACCCAAATTGAGTATGTGCTGATGTTACGTGTGCTTCAGGCTTTTGGAGGAGGTTTTGCAACGGTTACGGGGAATGTGTTTATTCGCGACTGGTACAGCGGAAAACAGGTAGCTCGTTTTGTTACCATCATTAGCATGATCATTATGCTGGCTCCTCTGTTTGCTCCGGTTTGGGGCGCCGCATTAATTCATTGGTATGGGTGGGTGAGTATCTTCTGGTTTTTGTTCGCATTCGCCATTCTGTTGTTTTCAGCTATGTGGTTGTTTATTCCCGAATCACGTGCTCCCGAGCTGATCACCCGTAAAATTACAGGCCGGCAGCTGTTGGAAAAGTACCGGGTATTTTTCTCGAGCAAACAAAGTACTATTTTGCTGTTTGCCATTAGCTTGCCCATGTCGGGTCTGTACATTTTTATTACGGCGGCATCGTTTATTTATATCAAGTATTTTGGTATCAGCCAAATGCGTTTTCCACTGTTTTTTAGCGCAAATGTTGTTCTGAATATTATGCTGTCGTTTTTAAATACCATTCTTTTAAAGAAACATGATCCGGAAAAGATATTACGCTACGGCTTATTGTTGCAGCTGGTTTCGGGAGTTACACTGGCCATTTCAGTGCTGATGCCTGATCCGCAACTGTGGTCGGTATTTGCTTCTATTGTATTATATATAGGAAGTCTGGGCTTGGTTTTTGGAAACGGAACGGCCACAATTCTGAATCATAATCCTGAAGTTGCAGGATCGGCAAATGCTACTATCGGAATTGCCCGCTTTGCCATTAGTGCATTGATCGGAAGTATAATGGCCCTGTTTCACACCGGCGATCTTATTCCTTTTGGAATCGTATTGTTTTTCTGCACCTTAACCGGAAATGTTTTGTATAGCTGGGCTTTAAGAATTAAGGGGTAA
- a CDS encoding NUDIX domain-containing protein, which produces MNHISLDCVIFGFNNNELKVLLLHLKYSKEYSLPGGFLKYDETLEQAAQRIVKERTGLDKLFLKQFKVFSDPERAKSNKAILDADMAGSEPDKSFFDKRFISVGFYSLVDFRKVKPTPDLFSDHCDWATLNADVSMLLDHKQIIQEAISTLRLQLNQQPIGLKLLPRKFTMPELQKLYETILGRDLDRRNFQRKMLNYNILDKLKERKTGGAHKSPYLYSFNIERYQKALEDGLSGIW; this is translated from the coding sequence ATGAATCATATATCACTAGACTGTGTGATATTTGGATTTAACAACAATGAGCTTAAAGTATTGCTTTTACATTTAAAGTATTCGAAGGAATATTCGCTTCCCGGAGGATTTTTAAAATATGATGAAACGTTGGAGCAGGCGGCACAACGCATAGTAAAAGAACGCACCGGGCTTGACAAGCTGTTTTTAAAACAATTTAAGGTATTTAGCGATCCGGAAAGAGCAAAATCGAATAAAGCGATACTTGATGCCGACATGGCAGGTTCAGAACCAGACAAGAGTTTTTTTGATAAACGTTTTATCTCTGTTGGATTTTATTCTTTGGTTGACTTTCGGAAAGTAAAGCCAACACCTGACCTTTTTTCCGACCATTGTGATTGGGCAACTTTAAATGCAGATGTTTCGATGCTCCTCGACCATAAACAAATTATTCAGGAAGCCATCAGCACTTTGCGTTTACAGCTTAACCAGCAACCTATTGGCTTAAAACTGTTACCCCGGAAATTTACCATGCCCGAACTTCAGAAACTTTATGAAACTATTCTTGGTCGTGATCTCGACCGGCGCAATTTTCAGCGCAAAATGCTAAACTACAACATTCTCGACAAGCTAAAAGAGCGGAAAACAGGTGGTGCGCACAAATCGCCCTACTTGTATTCGTTTAATATTGAACGCTACCAAAAAGCTTTGGAAGATGGCTTAAGCGGAATTTGGTAA